One window from the genome of Eleginops maclovinus isolate JMC-PN-2008 ecotype Puerto Natales chromosome 15, JC_Emac_rtc_rv5, whole genome shotgun sequence encodes:
- the LOC134876543 gene encoding solute carrier family 23 member 1-like isoform X3 has translation MDHQFQLRSQSLILHHHANDSSSHTHRTAALIILFSQYLRRIPVPVPAYSKAKKLHTSKLYIFQIMPILLGIAVSWLVCYLLTIFDVLSADPTQYGHLARTDVKGDVVNEASWFTLPYPGQWGMPAVSLAGVFGMMAGIICSMAESVGDYYACARLSGAPPPPLHAINRGIGIEGLGSLLAGAFGTGNGTTSFSENVAALGITKVGSRMVILLSGFFMILIGILGKVGAIFATIPTPVLGGMLLIMFGVIAAAGISNLQATDMNSSRNIFIFGFSMLSALVIPNWIMKNPVFLETGVKELDQVLQILLTTHMFVGGFLGFFLDNTIPGTKRERGLLDRDKVHLEDSSCTFGTGEVYDLPFGITTCLSSQSWVHYIPFCPWRDNRSEDNSMPQGRGKDQLQNGTVVFDECAL, from the exons ATGGATCACCAATTTCAATTAAGGTCACAGTCTCTAATATTGCATCATCATGCTAATGACAGTTCTTCTCATACACACAGGACCGCAGCGCTGATCATCCTGTTCTCCCAGTATCTCCGAAGAATACCAGTCCCTGTTCCTGCTTATAGCAAAGCCAAGAAACTGCACACCTCAAAGTTGTATATCTTCCAGATAATGCCT ATTCTGCTGGGGATTGCGGTGTCATGGTTAGTCTGCTACCTCCTCACCATCTTTGATGTCCTATCAGCTGATCCAACCCAATATGGCCACCTGGCCCGCACTGATGTCAAGGGAGATGTGGTGAACGAGGCTTCCTGGTTCACATTACCTTATCCTG GTCAGTGGGGCATGCCAGCTGTGAGCCTGGCAGGTGTGTTTGGCATGATGGCTGGAATAATATGCTCCATGGCAGAATCTGTGGGCGACTATTACGCCTGTGCCAGGTTGTCAGgggccccccctccccctttgcACGCCATCAACAGGGGTATTGGTATTGAAGGGCTGGGCAGTTTGTTGGCAGGAGCCTTTGGCACAGGCAACGGCACTACCTCATTTAGTGAGAATGTGGCTGCCCTTGGTATCACCAAG GTCGGAAGCCGAATGGTAATCCTTCTGagtggatttttcatgattctGATCGGGATACTGGGCAAAGTTGGGGCCATCTTCGCCACCATCCCCACCCCTGTATTGGGAGGCATGCTACTGATCATGTTTGGAGTCATAGCTGCAGCAGGAATTTCAAATCTGCAG GCCACAGACATGAATTCCTCcaggaatatatttatttttggtttttcgATGCTGTCTGCACTCGTCATTCCGAACTGGATAATGAAGAATCCTGTTTTCTTAGAGACTG GTGTTAAAGAGCTAGATCAAGTGTTGCAGATATTATTGACCACACATATGTTTGTGGGAGGGTTTCTTGGCTTCTTCCTTGATAACACAATTCCAG GAACCAAACGTGAGCGTGGCCTATTAGACCGGGATAAAGTACATCTTGAGGACTCTAGCTGCACCTTTGGAACTGGAGAGGTTTATGACCTTCCGTTTGGCATAACCACTTGCCTATCATCCCAATCTTGGGTCCATTACATCCCTTTCTGCCCATGGAGGGATAACAGATCTGAGGACAACAGTATGCCACAAGGCCGGGGAAAAGATCAACTGCAAAATGGCACAGTGGTGTTTGATGAATGTGCTCTATGA